The sequence below is a genomic window from Brooklawnia cerclae.
TTGATGTCGATGCGCCACCCGGTGAGCCGGGCGGCCAGCCGTGCGTTCTGGCCCTCGCGACCGATCGCGAGGCTCAGTTGGTAGTCCGGGACGACGACCCGGGCGGTGCGCGCCGTCGCATCGACGACCGTGACGCCGGTGACCTTGGCCGGGCTCAGCGCGTTCGCGACGAAGCGTGCCGGGTCGGCGTCCCAGTCGACGATGTCGATCTTCTCCTCGTTGAGTTCGTGCATGACCGCACGCACGCGCTGGCCCATGGGGCCGATGCACGCACCCTTCGCGTTCACCTCGGGACTGTTCGAGTGCACCGCGATCTTGGTGCGGTGACCGGCCTCGCGGGCGATCTCCTTGATCTCGACGATGCCCTGCTCGATCTCGGGCACCTCGAGGGCGAACAGCTTCCTGACGAGATTGGGGTGCGTGCGACTGACGATCACCTGCGGACCGCGCAGTTCCTTGCGCACGCTCACGACGTAGACCCGCAGGCGCTTGCCGTGGGTGTACTCCTCGCCGGGGGACTGCTCCGCCAGCGGCATCAACGCCTCGATCTGGCCCAGGTCGACCCGCACCGTGCGCGAGTCGCGGTCCTGCTGGATCACGCCGGTGAGGATGTCGCCCTCCGACGCGGCGAACCGGCCGTACTTCTGCTCGTCCTCGGCCTCACGCAGGCGCTGGAAGATCACCTGCCTGGCGGTGGACGCCGCAACCCGTCCGAAGTCCTTCGGCGTGTCGTCGTACCAGCCGACCACCTCGCCCTCGGCGTCCAACTCCGGCACCGTCA
It includes:
- the nusA gene encoding transcription termination factor NusA, producing MDIDLAALRMIERDKEIPFDYLIKALEDALLNAYEKTDEAKHGARVVIDRRAGTVAVTVPELDAEGEVVGWYDDTPKDFGRVAASTARQVIFQRLREAEDEQKYGRFAASEGDILTGVIQQDRDSRTVRVDLGQIEALMPLAEQSPGEEYTHGKRLRVYVVSVRKELRGPQVIVSRTHPNLVRKLFALEVPEIEQGIVEIKEIAREAGHRTKIAVHSNSPEVNAKGACIGPMGQRVRAVMHELNEEKIDIVDWDADPARFVANALSPAKVTGVTVVDATARTARVVVPDYQLSLAIGREGQNARLAARLTGWRIDIKPDTAPEG